One genomic segment of Myxocyprinus asiaticus isolate MX2 ecotype Aquarium Trade chromosome 14, UBuf_Myxa_2, whole genome shotgun sequence includes these proteins:
- the LOC127452223 gene encoding collagen alpha-1(I) chain-like: MFSFVDIRLALLLSATVLLARGQGEDDRTGGSCTLEGQVYNDRDVWKPEPCQICVCDSGTVMCDEVICEDTTDCPNPVIPHDECCPVCPDDDFQEPSVEGPRGSPGEKGERGLPGPPGNDGIPGQPGLPGPPGPPGPPGLGGNFSPQMSGGFDEKSGGAMAVPGPMGPMGPRGPPGPPGAAGPQGFTGPPGEPGEAGAPGSMGPRGPAGPPGKNGEDGESGKPGRPGERGPTGAQGARGFPGTPGLPGIKGHRGFSGLDGAKGDTGPAGPKGEAGNPGENGTPGAMGPRGLPGERGRSGPPGAAGARGNDGAAGAAGPPGPTGPAGTPGFPGGPGAKGEVGPQGARGAEGPQGARGEPGNPGPAGPAGPAGNNGADGAAGPKGAPGTPGIAGAPGFPGPRGPPGPSGASGAPGPKGNTGEVGAPGGKGEAGAKGEAGAQGVQGPPGPPGEEGKRGPRGEPGAAGGRGPPGERGAPGARGFPGADGSAGPKGAPGERGGPGAVGPKGATGEPGRNGEPGMPGSKGMTGSPGSPGPDGKTGPAGTPGQDGRPGPPGAVGARGQPGVMGFPGPKGAAGEAGKPGERGVMGAVGATGAPGKDGDVGAPGAPGPAGPAGERGEQGPAGPPGFQGLPGPQGATGEPGKPGEQGLSGEAGAPGPAGSRGDRGFPGERGAPGPAGPAGARGSPGSAGNDGAKGDTGAAGAPGAQGPPGLQGMPGERGAAGLPGLKGDRGDQGAKGTDGSPGKDGIRGMTGPIGPPGPAGAPGDKGESGAPGPVGPTGARGPPGERGESGAPGPAGFAGPPGADGLPGAKGEPGDNGAKGDAGAPGPAGATGAPGPQGPVGSTGPKGARGAAGPPGATGFPGAAGRVGPPGPAGNSGPPGPPGPSGKEGQKGNRGETGPAGRPGEVGAAGPPGAPGEKGAPGAEGPPGSSGIPGPQGIAGQRGIVGLPGQRGERGFPGLPGPSGELGKQGPGGPSGERGPPGPMGPPGLAGPPGEPGREGTPGNEGSAGRDGAPGPKGDRGETGSAGTPGAPGPPGAPGPVGPAGKTGDRGETGPSGPAGAAGPAGPRGPAGPAGARGDKGETGEAGERGMKGHRGFTGMQGPPGPPGPSGEPGVAGASGPAGPRGPAGSSGPSGKDGMSGLPGPIGPPGPRGRNGEIGPAGPPGPPGPAGPPGPSGGGFDIGFIAQPQEKAPDPFRSYRADDANVMRDHDLEVDTTLKSLSQQIESIISPDGTKKNPARTCRDLKMCHPDWKSGEYWIDPDQGCNQDAIKVYCNMETGETCVYPTQSTIPQKNWYTSKNIKEKKHVWFGEAMTDGFQFEYGSENSKLEDVNIQLTFLRLMSTEATQNITYHCKNSIAYMDQASGNLKKALLLQGSNEIEIRAEGNSRFTYSVTEDGCTSHTGAWGKTVIDYKTTKTSRLPIIDIAPMDVGAPNQEFGIEVGPVCFL; this comes from the exons ATGTTCAGCTTTGTGGATATTCGGTTGGCGCTGTTGCTCAGCGCAACTGTGCTTTTGGCAAGAGGACAAGGCGAGGACGATC GCACAGGGGGCAGCTGCACGTTGGAGGGCCAGGTCTACAATGACCGGGATGTCTGGAAACCAGAGCCATGTCAAATCTGCGTGTGCGACAGCGGCACCGTTATGTGCGACGAGGTGATCTGTGAGGACACGACCGACTGCCCCAATCCAGTGATTCCCCACGACGAGTGCTGCCCCGTCTGCCCAGACGATG ATTTCCAGGAGCCCAGTGTTGAG GGACCTAGAGGTTCTCCCGGTGAGAAGGGTGAGAGG GGTCTTCCCGGCCCTCCCGGCAATGATGGAATCCCCGGACAGCCTGGACTTCCTGGTCCTCCAGGCCCCCCTGGACCTCCTGGCCTTGGTGGA AACTTTTCTCCTCAGATGTCTGGTGGTTTTGATGAGAAATCCGGAGGAGCAATGGCCGTCCCAGGCCCCATG ggACCTATGGGCCCCCGTGGACCCCCTGGACCTCCCGGAGCTGCT GGACCCCAAGGTTTTACTGGCCCCCCTGGTGAGCCTGGTGAGGCTGGTGCTCCT GGTTCAATGGGTCCCCGTGGTCCTGCTGGTCCCCCTGGAAAGAACGGAGAAGAT GGTGAGTCTGGCAAACCCGGTCGCCCAGGTGAGCGCGGACCCACAGGCGCACAG GGTGCTCGTGGATTCCCCGGAACTCCTGGCCTTCCAGGCATCAAGGGACACAGA GGATTCAGCGGTCTAGATGGAGCTAAGGGAGACACTGGCCCTGCTGGACCTAAG GGTGAGGCTGGTAACCCTGGTGAGAACGGAACTCCTGGCGCAATGGGTCCTCGCGGTCTGCCTGGCGAGAGAGGCCGTTCCGGTCCTCCTGGTGCTGCT GGTGCTCGTGGTAATGATGGTGCTGCTGGAGCTGCTGGTCCTCCT GGCCCAACTGGCCCTGCTGGTACCCCAGGATTCCCTGGTGGCCCTGGAGCTAAG GGGGAGGTTGGTCCTCAAGGAGCTCGTGGTGCAGAGGGACCCCAGGGTGCCCGTGGTGAGCCTGGTAACCCTGGACCTGCTGGTCCCGCTGGACCCGCT GGTAACAATGGAGCTGATGGTGCTGCTGGTCCTAAGGGTGCTCCT GGTACTCCTGGTATTGCTGGTGCTCCTGGTTTCCCTGGACCTCGTGGCCCTCCTGGACCTTCTGGAGCATCTGGTGCCCCTGGCCCCAAGGGTAACACT ggTGAGGTTGGTGCCCCTGGTGGCAAAGGAGAGGCTGGTGCTAAGGGAGAGGCT GGTGCCCAAGGAGTTCAGGGTCCCCCTGGCCCCCCTGGTGAAGAGGGCAAGAGAGGTCCCCGTGGTGAACCTGGTGCTGCCGGTGGTCGTGGACCCCCTGGAGAACGT GGTGCTCCAGGTGCTCGTGGTTTCCCTGGTGCTGATGGATCTGCAGGTCCTAAG GGTGCCCCTGGTGAGCGTGGAGGCCCTGGAGCCGTTGGACCTAAGGGTGCTACTGGTGAGCCTGGCCGCAATGGTGAACCTGGCATGCCAGGATCCAAG GGAATGACTGGTAGCCCTGGCAGCCCTGGACCTGATGGCAAGACTGGACCTGCT GGTACTCCTGGACAAGATGGCCGCCCTGGACCTCCTGGCGCTGTTGGAGCAAGAGGACAGCCTGGTGTCATGGGATTCCCTGGACCTAAGGGTGCTGCT GGTGAGGCTGGCAAACCTGGTGAGAGAGGTGTGATGGGTGCTGTTGGTGCCACT GGCGCTCCCGGTAAGGATGGTGATGTTGGTGCCCCTGGTGCTCCTGGACCTGCT GGGCCTGCTGGTGAGAGAGGTGAGCAGGGACCTGCTGGTCCTCCTGGATTCCAG GGTCTTCCAGGACCTCAGGGTGCCACTGGTGAGCCTGGCAAGCCTGGTGAGCAG GGTCTCTCTGGAGAGGCTGGAGCTCCTGGACCTGCAGGATCCAGA GGTGACAGAGGATTCCCTGGTGAGCGTGGTGCCCCTGGCCCTGCTGGTCCTGCTGGTGCCCGTGGTTCTCCTGGTTCAGCTGGTAACGATGGTGCCAAG GGTGATACTGGTGCAGCAGGTGCTCCTGGTGCTCAGGGTCCTCCCGGACTTCAAGGCATGCCTGGTGAGCGTGGCGCTGCTGGTCTGCCAGGTCTCAAGGGTGACAGA GGTGACCAAGGTGCCAAAGGTACTGATGGTTCCCCTGGTAAGGATGGCATCCGTGGTATGACTGGACCAATTGGACCTCCTGGACCTGCTGGAGCTCCTGGTGATAAG GGAGAgagtggtgctcctggacctgTTGGACCTACTGGTGCCCGTGGACCACCT GGTGAGCGTGGTGAGTCTGGTGCTCCTGGACCTGCTGGATTTGCTGGACCTCCT GGTGCTGATGGTCTGCCTGGTGCTAAGGGAGAGCCTGGAGATAATGGTGCTAAGGGTGATGCTGGTGCTCCAGGACCTGCAGGAGCAACTGGTGCCCCTGGACCTCAG GGTCCTGTTGGTTCTACTGGACCCAAGGGTGCCCGTGGTGCAGCTGGTCCCCCT GGTGCTACTGGCTTCCCTGGTGCTGCTGGCAGAGTTGGACCTCCCGGCCCCGCT GGTAACTCCGGACCCCCAGGACCTCCCGGACCATCTGGTAAGGAGGGCCAGAAAGGTAACCGTGGTGAGACTGGACCTGCTGGTCGCCCTGGTGAGGTTGGCGCTGCTGGACCACCTGGTGCCCCTGGTGAGAAAGGAGCTCCTGGAGCTGAGGGTCCTCCT GGCTCTTCTGGTATCCCTGGACCTCAAGGTATTGCTGGACAGCGTGGTATTGTTGGTCTGCCCGGACAAAGAGGCGAGCGTGGTTTCCCTGGTCTCCCCGGCCCATCT GGAGAGCTTGGCAAGCAGGGACCTGGTGGCCCCTCTGGCGAACGTGGTCCTCCTGGACCTATGGGACCCCCTGGATTGGCTGGACCACCTGGCGAGCCTGGTCGTGAG GGTACCCCAGGTAACGAGGGCTCTGCTGGACGTGATGGTGCTCCTGGCCCCAAG GGTGACCGTGGTGAGACTGGCTCTGCTGGCACTCCAGGTGCCCCTGGACCCCCTGGTGCTCCTGGACCCGTTGGCCCTGCTGGAAAGACTGGTGACCGTGGAGAGACT GGGCCTTCTGGTCCTGCTGGTGCTGCTGGTCCTGCTGGTCCCCGTGGACCTGCT GGACCCGCTGGAGCTCGTGGAGACAAGGGTGAGACTGGTGAGGCCGGAGAGAGAGGCATGAAGGGACACAGAGGATTTACCGGAATGCAAGGACCCCCAGGACCTCCT GGACCCTCTGGAGAGCCTGGAGTTGCTGGAGCTTCTGGACCCGCTGGACCTAGA GGCCCTGCTGGATCTTCTGGCCCATCTGGTAAAGATGGCATGAGCGGACTTCCTGGACCAATTGGACCTCCTGGACCTCGTGGTCGCAATGGAGAAATTGGACCAGCT GGCCCACCTGGACCTCCCGGACCAGCTGGACCTCCTGGACCCTCTGGTGGTGGATTTGATATCGGCTTCATTGCCCAGCCACAGGAGAAGGCCCCTGATCCCTTCCGCAGCTACCGTGCCGACGATGCCAATGTGATGCGCGACCACGACCTTGAGGTTGACACCACCCTCAAGTCCCTGAGCCAGCAGATTGAGAGCATCATCAGCCCAGATGGCACCAAAAAGAACCCTGCACGCACTTGCCGTGACCTGAAGATGTGCCACCCAGACTGGAAGAGCG GTGAGTACTGGATTGACCCTGACCAGGGCTGCAACCAGGATGCCATCAAGGTCTACTGCAACATGGAAACTGGGGAGACCTGTGTCTACCCAACACAGTCCACAATTCCCCAGAAGAACTGGTACACAAGCAAGAACATCAAGGAGAAGAAGCACGTCTGGTTCGGAGAGGCCATGACCGATGGCTTCCAG TTTGAGTATGGCAGCGAGAACTCCAAGCTTGAGGATGTGAACATTCAGCTCACCTTCCTGCGCCTCATGTCCACAGAGGCCACCCAGAACATCACATACCACTGCAAGAACAGCATTGCATACATGGACCAGGCTTCTGGCAACCTGAAAAAGGCTCTTCTGCTGCAGGGCTCCAACGAGATTGAGATCAGAGCAGAGGGCAATAGCCGCTTCACATACAGCGTCACTGAGGATGGTTGCACG TCGCACACTGGTGCATGGGGCAAGACAGTCATCGactacaaaacaacaaaaacatcccGTCTGCCTATTATTGACATCGCCCCTATGGACGTTGGTGCACCTAATCAGGAATTTGGCATTGAAGTTGGCCCAGTCTGCTTCTTGTAA